Proteins encoded within one genomic window of Episyrphus balteatus chromosome 1, idEpiBalt1.1, whole genome shotgun sequence:
- the LOC129907101 gene encoding amine sulfotransferase codes for MPSTFFYDEPVPNELIPKMIITGGYTSVYTEEAPPVPIVGDWKKRYCTLADSFTPILDRVHNFEVRESDVWILTSTKCGTTWAQEMTWLILNEFDFEKAKEVDLTLRSPFLEFNGVVPNVEHDTMKYADEMDSPRLIKSHLPIPLLPKQLWTKKPKIIYVFRNPKDAAISYFHHWRGMVGYKGTKEEFMHAYMDGYVNFNPFWPHVLDFWQLREQQNIYFTSYERMKFDLRAVVSDVCQFLNKKITFEEMEKLVDHLSFDKMKINPSCNHEKEFQSIKQAAGVEVEDFRFVRRGIVGSHKDELPQDVIEEFDEWIYDNLKDYNLTVKDIISYHKY; via the exons aTGCCTTCAACATTTTTCTATGATGAGCCCGTTCCAAACGAGCTTATTCCAAAAATGATAATAACAGGTGGATATACATCGGTTTACACAGAAGAAGCACCTCCAGTTCCAATAGTTGGAGATTGGAAGAAAAGATATTGCACTTTGGCCGATTCATTCACTCCAATTTTAGACAGAGTTCATAATTTCGAAGTTCGAGAAAGTGATGTCTGGATACTGACGAGTACAAAATGTGGTACAACATGGGCCCAGGAAATGACCTGgttaattttgaatgaatttgaTTTTGAGAAGGCAAAAGAAGTCGATCTAACATTACGATCACCTTTCTTAGA ATTCAATGGTGTTGTACCAAATGTCGAACATGATACGATGAAGTATGCTGATGAAATGGATTCGCCAAGGTTAATCAAATCACATCTACCAATACCACTTTTGCCAAAACAGCTTTGGACAAAGAAGCCAAAG ATCATTTACGTTTTTCGAAATCCCAAAGATGCTGCCATCTCCTACTTTCACCATTGGAGAGGAATGGTTGGCTACAAAGGAACCAAAGAAGAATTCATGCACGCCTACATGGATGGCTATGTAAACTTTAACCCATTCTGGCCACATGTCTTAGACTTTTGGCAACTGCGCGAACagcaaaacatttattttaccaGTTACGAACGCATGAAATTCGACTTGCGTGCAGTTGTATCTGATGTTTGTCagtttttgaataagaaaattacATTCGAAGAAATGGAAAAACTTGTCGATCATTTGTCATTTGATAAAATGAAAATCAATCCCTCGTGTAATCATGAAAAGGAATTCCAGAGTATAAAGCAAGCTGCTGGAGTGGAAGTTGAAGATTTTAG ATTTGTCAGACGAGGTATTGTTGGAAGCCATAAAGATGAATTGCCACAGGATGTGATTGAGGAATTTGATGAATGGATCTATGATAATTTAAAAGACTATAACTTAACAGTGAAAGATATAATTTCATAtcataaatattaa